In Gemmata obscuriglobus, a single genomic region encodes these proteins:
- the eno gene encoding phosphopyruvate hydratase: MSTIRALKAREVLDSRGNPTVEVEVHLTCGTMGRAAVPSGASTGAHEAVELRDGDKKRYLGKGTLTAVKNVVDSIAPALAGMKVFEQAAIDAKMLELDGTPNKAKLGANAILGVSMAAAHAAANALGQPLYRYIGGTSAHVLPVPLMNILNGGKHADSTVDFQEFMIVPVGATSFREGLRMGAEVFHSLKKVLHDKGLNTAVGDEGGFAPNIPSADEALATISLAIEKAGYKLGDQIVFALDAACTELYEEAKHQHGKEGYCFFKSDPKKVISSDEMIDLWAGLCAKYPIRSIEDGLSEDDWAGWKKLTDKLGAKVQLVGDDLFVTNTARLKRGIAEGCGNSILVKVNQIGTLTETLDAVETAKRNKFTAIMSHRSGETEDVTIADLAVATNCGQIKTGSASRTDRIAKYNQLLRIEEQLGAAAVYGVEMRRS; this comes from the coding sequence ATGAGTACGATTCGCGCCCTTAAAGCCCGTGAAGTTCTGGACAGCCGCGGGAACCCGACCGTCGAGGTCGAGGTCCATCTGACGTGCGGGACGATGGGCCGCGCCGCGGTGCCCAGCGGGGCCAGCACCGGCGCGCACGAGGCGGTCGAGCTGCGCGACGGCGACAAGAAGCGGTACCTCGGCAAGGGCACGCTGACCGCGGTCAAGAACGTGGTCGACAGCATCGCCCCGGCGCTCGCCGGGATGAAGGTGTTCGAGCAGGCGGCCATCGACGCCAAGATGCTCGAACTCGACGGCACCCCGAACAAGGCCAAGCTGGGCGCGAACGCGATCCTCGGCGTCTCGATGGCCGCGGCCCACGCCGCCGCCAACGCGCTCGGCCAGCCGCTGTACCGGTACATCGGCGGGACGAGCGCGCACGTCCTGCCCGTGCCGCTGATGAACATCCTCAACGGCGGCAAGCACGCGGACAGCACCGTGGACTTCCAGGAGTTCATGATCGTGCCGGTGGGCGCGACCAGCTTCCGCGAGGGGCTGCGGATGGGCGCCGAGGTGTTCCACAGCCTCAAGAAGGTGCTCCACGACAAGGGGCTGAACACCGCGGTCGGCGACGAGGGCGGGTTCGCCCCGAACATCCCGAGCGCCGACGAGGCCCTCGCCACCATCTCGCTGGCGATCGAGAAGGCCGGGTACAAGCTCGGCGACCAGATCGTGTTCGCGCTCGACGCGGCCTGCACGGAGCTGTACGAGGAGGCCAAGCACCAGCACGGCAAGGAGGGCTACTGCTTCTTCAAGAGCGACCCCAAGAAGGTGATCTCGTCCGACGAGATGATCGACCTGTGGGCCGGGCTGTGTGCGAAGTACCCGATCCGCTCGATCGAGGACGGGCTCTCCGAGGACGACTGGGCCGGCTGGAAGAAGCTCACCGACAAGCTCGGCGCGAAGGTCCAGCTCGTCGGCGACGACCTGTTCGTGACCAACACCGCCCGGCTCAAGCGCGGGATCGCCGAAGGGTGCGGGAACAGCATTCTGGTGAAGGTGAACCAGATCGGCACGCTCACCGAGACGCTCGACGCCGTGGAGACGGCCAAGCGGAATAAGTTCACCGCGATCATGAGCCACCGGAGCGGCGAGACCGAGGACGTGACGATCGCGGACCTCGCGGTCGCCACCAACTGCGGCCAGATCAAGACCGGCTCGGCGAGCCGCACGGACCGCATCGCGAAGTACAACCAACTGTTGCGGATCGAGGAACAGCTCGGCGCCGCCGCCGTCTATGGGGTGGAAATGCGCCGTTCGTAA
- a CDS encoding formylmethanofuran dehydrogenase subunit C: MLKLTLRAPSSIPLEVEGITPERVAGLSPLEVAKLPVQHGNRAEPLGEFFEVIHDPKGTWADLHIAGDTSNVKFIGARMSAGNIYVENRVGMHAGAQMSGGSLTLDSGAAGWLGAEMRGGSIEVRGHAGDHVGAAYRGSRRGMTGGTIVVRGSAGDELGLLMRRGLIVAEGACGQFAGASMIAGTLALFGTVGERCGAGMKRGTILTATAPQLPPSFRFACEYRPSFLPLYLAHFARLGVNLPTGFGVGTLRCFRGDMLTGGKGEVLIGGGT, translated from the coding sequence ATGCTCAAACTCACCCTACGCGCGCCCTCCAGCATCCCGCTTGAAGTCGAAGGCATCACCCCCGAGCGGGTGGCAGGTCTGTCGCCGCTGGAAGTGGCCAAGCTACCCGTACAGCACGGGAACCGCGCGGAGCCGCTCGGCGAGTTCTTCGAGGTGATACACGACCCGAAGGGCACCTGGGCAGACCTGCACATCGCCGGAGACACGTCGAACGTCAAGTTCATCGGCGCGCGGATGAGTGCCGGAAACATCTATGTAGAAAACCGGGTCGGGATGCACGCCGGCGCGCAGATGAGCGGCGGGTCTCTGACGCTCGACTCTGGCGCCGCGGGGTGGCTCGGTGCCGAGATGCGTGGCGGCTCCATCGAGGTACGCGGCCACGCTGGCGACCACGTCGGGGCCGCGTATCGCGGGTCGCGGCGGGGCATGACCGGCGGAACGATTGTCGTTCGCGGGTCGGCGGGCGACGAACTCGGACTCCTCATGCGCCGAGGGCTGATCGTGGCCGAAGGCGCGTGCGGCCAGTTCGCCGGGGCGTCGATGATCGCGGGGACGCTGGCGCTGTTCGGAACGGTCGGCGAGCGGTGCGGCGCGGGTATGAAGCGCGGCACGATCCTGACCGCAACCGCGCCGCAACTGCCGCCGTCGTTCCGCTTCGCGTGTGAGTACCGTCCGAGCTTTTTGCCGCTGTACCTCGCACACTTCGCGCGATTGGGCGTGAACCTGCCGACGGGTTTCGGTGTCGGAACCCTGCGCTGTTTCCGGGGCGACATGCTCACCGGTGGAAAGGGTGAGGTGTTGATCGGGGGCGGAACCTGA
- a CDS encoding DUF4085 family protein → MVFFTRDLYTGTQDNSGRSRRAGREWDRRYEAYSRYLDVIGPYLPRPVRQLAADGPHDAVVRAASFGTGELTLRLDTSGALGSFRGRRPLRLTFRGVPGRVRTRHLLGQWWLYQEAHLRSNGRFSIHVLFDEDELEIEADEVLIAREWSSGTGKN, encoded by the coding sequence ATGGTCTTTTTCACGCGCGACTTGTACACGGGAACGCAAGACAACTCTGGTCGGTCGCGGCGCGCGGGACGAGAGTGGGACCGCCGGTACGAAGCGTACTCGCGCTACCTGGACGTAATCGGACCGTATCTGCCGAGGCCAGTTCGGCAACTGGCTGCTGATGGCCCGCACGACGCCGTTGTTCGGGCCGCTTCGTTCGGGACTGGTGAACTCACGCTCCGCCTTGACACTTCGGGCGCGCTCGGCTCGTTTCGAGGCCGACGCCCGCTGCGGTTGACGTTTCGTGGCGTGCCCGGTCGGGTCCGCACCAGACATCTTCTGGGCCAGTGGTGGCTCTATCAGGAAGCACATCTCCGATCGAACGGCCGGTTCAGTATTCACGTCCTCTTCGACGAAGACGAGCTGGAGATCGAGGCCGACGAGGTGCTGATCGCGCGGGAGTGGTCGTCAGGCACTGGTAAGAATTAA
- the fhcD gene encoding formylmethanofuran--tetrahydromethanopterin N-formyltransferase encodes MSEPIASLALNGVEVIDTFAEAFGMSAARVVVTAESARWAVEAARAATGYAASVIGCDAEAGLEKELTPAETPDGRPGVSLLFFAFSRDALQKALVNRVAQCILTCPTTACFNGLPIDPTRSIRIGGNLRFFGDGWQISKLLDGKRYWRVPVMDGEFLCEDVFGTAKGVAGGNILIVANTQASGLKAAEDAVDAARAVPGVILPFPGGVVRSGSKVGSKYKKLRASTNDAYCPSLRGAVKSELPDGVNAVYELVIDGLDLAAVERATWEAMLAATRVPGVKRITAGNYGGKLGPFHIRLRALIEGT; translated from the coding sequence GTGAGTGAGCCAATCGCCTCACTGGCACTGAACGGCGTGGAGGTGATCGACACCTTCGCGGAGGCGTTCGGCATGAGCGCCGCGCGCGTCGTCGTGACCGCGGAGTCGGCCCGGTGGGCGGTGGAGGCGGCGCGGGCGGCGACCGGCTACGCGGCGTCGGTGATCGGGTGCGATGCCGAAGCGGGACTGGAGAAGGAGCTCACGCCGGCGGAGACTCCGGACGGGCGGCCGGGGGTGTCGCTGCTGTTCTTCGCGTTCAGCCGCGACGCGTTGCAAAAGGCGCTCGTGAACCGCGTCGCGCAGTGCATCCTGACGTGCCCAACGACGGCGTGCTTCAACGGCCTCCCCATCGACCCGACCCGCTCGATCCGCATCGGCGGCAACCTGCGCTTTTTTGGCGACGGTTGGCAGATCAGCAAGCTGCTCGACGGCAAGCGTTACTGGCGCGTCCCGGTGATGGACGGCGAGTTCCTTTGCGAAGACGTGTTCGGCACCGCGAAGGGCGTCGCGGGCGGCAACATCCTGATTGTCGCCAACACCCAGGCGAGCGGGCTCAAAGCCGCCGAGGACGCGGTTGATGCCGCTCGGGCCGTGCCGGGCGTGATCCTGCCGTTCCCGGGCGGCGTGGTTCGTTCGGGGAGCAAGGTCGGGAGCAAGTACAAGAAGCTCCGCGCCAGCACCAACGACGCCTACTGCCCGTCCCTGCGCGGCGCTGTAAAGTCGGAGCTTCCCGACGGCGTCAACGCGGTTTACGAACTCGTGATCGACGGCCTCGACCTCGCCGCGGTCGAACGCGCGACCTGGGAAGCGATGCTCGCGGCTACCCGTGTGCCCGGTGTGAAACGCATCACCGCAGGCAACTATGGCGGGAAGCTCGGGCCGTTTCACATCCGCCTCCGCGCGCTGATCGAGGGCACGTGA
- a CDS encoding class I SAM-dependent methyltransferase produces the protein MSDQLSAVRGGYDRWAKVYDHDANPLQGLEEPPVRAAAGAVRGLRALDLGCGTGRHALWLAGQGASVTAVDFSEGMLNEARAKPGADAVTFQVHDLHTPLPFSAEFDLVVSGLVLEHLRELDPFFADVRRALKPGGRAVVSAMHPAMMLRGTQARFTDPDSGELVQPGSVAHSVAAFVMAALRAGFTIANVEELAPDAAFADRYPRASKYVGWPMLVVLSLTA, from the coding sequence ATGTCGGATCAACTCTCCGCCGTTCGGGGCGGCTATGATCGTTGGGCCAAGGTTTACGATCACGACGCGAACCCGCTCCAGGGGCTTGAAGAGCCGCCCGTTCGGGCCGCCGCCGGCGCGGTGCGCGGCCTCCGCGCGCTTGACCTCGGGTGCGGCACCGGGCGGCACGCGCTCTGGCTGGCGGGGCAGGGGGCGTCGGTCACGGCGGTCGATTTCTCGGAAGGAATGCTGAACGAGGCGCGGGCCAAGCCCGGCGCGGATGCGGTCACGTTCCAGGTTCACGACCTCCACACGCCGCTGCCGTTTTCGGCGGAATTCGACCTGGTTGTCAGCGGGTTGGTGCTGGAGCACCTGCGCGAACTCGATCCGTTCTTCGCGGACGTCCGGCGCGCCCTCAAGCCCGGCGGGCGAGCGGTCGTGTCCGCGATGCACCCCGCCATGATGCTCCGCGGCACACAGGCGCGCTTCACGGACCCTGATTCGGGCGAACTGGTTCAGCCGGGAAGTGTCGCGCACTCAGTGGCGGCGTTCGTGATGGCCGCGTTGCGTGCCGGCTTCACGATCGCGAACGTGGAAGAACTTGCCCCGGATGCGGCGTTCGCAGACCGCTATCCGCGTGCGTCCAAGTACGTCGGCTGGCCGATGCTCGTAGTGCTGTCGCTCACGGCGTGA